Proteins co-encoded in one Saccharomyces mikatae IFO 1815 strain IFO1815 genome assembly, chromosome: 14 genomic window:
- the BOR1 gene encoding Bor1p (similar to Saccharomyces cerevisiae BOR1 (YNL275W); ancestral locus Anc_1.73) — translation MLKDSTGVTISRGFTASRECTQPSEETNDEPNTESSVVDSRNDEESHEKLSRRRLPKLGMGIWLDLKDRIPYYKSDWVDAFNYRVIPSTVDTYFNNLLPAIAFAQDMFDRTDNSYGVNEVLLSSAMAGIVFGVLAGQPLCIVGVTGPISIFNYTVYEIIKPLNTSYFGFMFWICLWSMIFHLLLAFTNVVCLLQYVTTFPCDIFGLFINVVYIQKGIQILTRQFHNTSGEKSVQDGFASVVVALVMTAFGLFFKSFHHYPLFTHKIRTFISDYSTALSVLFWSSFTHFGGYLNDVKFKKLPITKSFFPTSKFNRPQNTWLAYEPIPVKDVFIALPFGIILTILFYFDHNVSSLMAQRHQYKLRKPSSFHYDFALLGLTTCISGVLGIPAPNGLIPQAPLHTETLLVRDSNQNVVRCVEQRLTNTFQGLMILGTMTRPLLVCLGEIPQAVLSGLFFIMGINGLMTNVIIHRIVFLFSDPKRRDNNSPLAKISKRSMVIFLCFSLAGFTGEFAITNTIAAIGFPLVLLLSVIVSFSFTYIFPSEELKVLDNNVAQRFTLKNLLLENIRDAKFSDRHKF, via the coding sequence ATGTTGAAAGACAGCACAGGGGTCACTATCAGTCGCGGCTTCACAGCCTCCAGAGAATGTACACAACCATCCGAAGAGACGAATGATGAGCCAAACACAGAATCATCCGTAGTAGACAGTAGGAATGATGAAGAGAGCCATGAGAAATTATCTCGACGTCGATTGCCAAAGCTAGGCATGGGTATATGGCTCGATCTGAAGGATAGAATACCGTATTACAAGTCAGATTGGGTAGATGCATTTAATTACAGAGTCATCCCTTCTACTGTGGACACCTACTTTAACAACCTGTTACCTGCAATCGCTTTTGCACAAGACATGTTTGATAGAACTGATAATTCATACGGGGTAAATGAAGTACTTTTATCCAGTGCAATGGCCGGTATTGTGTTTGGAGTTCTTGCAGGACAGCCCTTGTGTATAGTGGGTGTTACTGGCCCCATTTCTATCTTCAATTACACAGTATATGAAATTATAAAGCCTTTGAATACTAGCTATTTTGGGTTCATGTTTTGGATTTGTCTGTGGTCTATGATCTTTCATTTACTGTTGGCGTTTACTAACGTCGTTTGCCTCTTACAATATGTGACTACGTTCCCGTGCGACATATTTGGGTTATTTATTAATGTCGTCTACATTCAAAAGGGAATACAGATTTTAACAAGACAATTTCATAACACATCAGGGGAAAAATCAGTACAAGATGGATTTGCTAGTGTTGTCGTGGCGCTGGTTATGACAGCATTCGgacttttcttcaaatcatttCATCACTACCCTCTATTCACTCATAAAATCAGAACTTTCATATCTGATTACTCAACTGCACTTTCAGTGTTATTCTGGTCATCATTTACACATTTTGGTGGTTATTTAAATGACGTtaagttcaagaaattgCCTATAACGAAATCTTTCTTTCCCACTTCCAAATTTAATAGACCTCAAAATACGTGGTTAGCATATGAACCGATTCCTGTTAAAGACGTTTTCATTGCTTTGCCGTTCGGCATAATTTTaacaattttattttattttgatcACAATGTATCGTCATTGATGGCGCAGAGACATCAATACAAATTGAGAAAACCATCCTCCTTTCATTATGATTTCGCATTACTGGGGCTGACCACTTGCATCAGCGGAGTTTTAGGGATTCCAGCGCCGAATGGATTAATTCCTCAAGCACCACTACACACGGAGACGTTACTAGTTCGGGATTCTAATCAAAACGTCGTTAGGTGTGTGGAACAAAGACTCACAAATACCTTCCAGGGTCTTATGATTTTGGGAACAATGACAAGGCCGTTATTAGTATGTTTGGGAGAAATTCCTCAAGCAGTACTTTCTGgattatttttcatcatgGGAATCAACGGCCTGATGACGAATGTTATTATACATCGTATAGTTTTCCTGTTTTCGGACCCTAAAAGAAGGGATAATAATTCACCCCTAGCGAAAATATCTAAGAGATCGATggttatatttctttgtttcaGTCTGGCAGGTTTTACTGGCGAGTTTGCCATCACAAATACTATAGCTGCCATTGGATTTCCCTTAGTGTTACTTCTGAGCGTGATAGtatctttttcattcaCCTATATATTTCCAAGTGAGGAATTAAAGGTCCTCGATAATAATGTGGCACAAAGGTTCACTCTCAAAAATTTACTATTAGAAAATATACGTGATGCAAAGTTCAGCGACAGGCACAAATTCTAG
- the GOR1 gene encoding glyoxylate reductase (similar to Saccharomyces cerevisiae GOR1 (YNL274C); ancestral locus Anc_1.75), whose amino-acid sequence MSKKPIILKLGKDSFGDEAWEELGKIADVITIPETTTREQFLQEIKDPENKLSRVQVITRTARSVKNTGRFDEELALSLPSSVVAVCHTGAGYDQIDVEPFKKRHIQVSNVPDLVSNATADTHVFLLLGALRNFSIGNRRLIEGKWPEAGPACASPFGYDPEGKTVGILGLGRIGRCILKRLKPFGFENFIYHNRHRLPSEEEHGCEYVGFEEFLKRSDIVSVNIPLNHNTHHLINAETIQKMKDGVVIVNTARGGVIDERAMTDALQSGKIRSAGLDVFEFEPRISKELLAMPQVLGLPHMGTHSVETRKKMEELVVTNARNVLLTGKVLTIVPELQNETWINDVNPLI is encoded by the coding sequence ATGAGTAAGAAACCTATTATTTTGAAGTTAGGAAAAGATTCCTTCGGCGATGAAGCTTGGGAGGAACTGGGAAAAATTGCGGACGTGATCACAATCCCTGAAACTACCACTAGGGAGCAATTCTTGCAGGAGATCAAAGATCCTGAAAATAAGCTTTCTCGAGTACAAGTAATCACCAGAACTGCAAGAAGTGTTAAAAACACCGGCAGGTTTGATGAAGAGCTCGCTCTTTCTTTGCCTTCTTCTGTAGTTGCTGTATGCCACACAGGTGCCGGCTACGATCAAATTGACGTAGAACCATTCAAAAAGAGACATATTCAGGTGTCCAATGTCCCTGACTTGGTAAGCAATGCAACTGCGGATACCcatgtatttttattgttagGTGCCTTAAGGAATTTTAGCATTGGAAATAGGAGATTGATTGAAGGAAAGTGGCCGGAAGCCGGACCTGCATGTGCCTCTCCATTTGGATACGACCCTGAAGGAAAAACCGTGGGAATATTGGGTTTAGGTAGGATTGGCCGTTGTATTTTAAAAAGATTGAAACCGTTTGGGTTCGAAAATTTCATATACCACAATAGACACCGGTTACCTTCCGAGGAAGAACATGGTTGTGAGTATGTGGGTTTCGAAGAGTTTTTAAAAAGATCCGATATAGTTTCTGTAAATATCCCGCTTAATCACAACACGCATCACCTAATCAATGCAGAGACTAtccaaaaaatgaaagatggTGTTGTTATTGTCAATACAGCACGTGGAGGTGTTATAGATGAACGAGCCATGACTGACGCCTTACAATCGGGAAAGATTAGAAGTGCTGGCTTGGATGTTTTCGAATTTGAACCAAGAATATCGAAGGAATTACTCGCTATGCCTCAAGTTCTAGGTTTACCTCATATGGGCACTCATAGTGTGGagacaagaaagaaaatggaagaaCTTGTCGTTACTAACGCAAGGAATGTGCTGTTAACTGGGAAAGTTCTGACTATCGTCCCTGAATTGCAAAACGAAACCTGGATCAATGACGTTAACCCTCTGATTTGA
- the TOF1 gene encoding Tof1p (similar to Saccharomyces cerevisiae TOF1 (YNL273W); ancestral locus Anc_1.79) encodes MSTVLQKGATNATDSSLTILRARIALLATAIGGPDYTSQVDPPPYKLGDDCLACLKDLKRWFKLVDDKQRRWDVAMAVAEYRILTDDLLPILIDWENKCSLAAKLAKNNPNHEEFRNKAYYDKIALNCLQLLVLMTWPLIITDQSSSNQISVYSELKKHQLIYKKAILTTESGKVLRAAIRLALDVIKIERLSRTPRDNMVLKLVLNFFRNVIAIEPGEFTINTKRSMPRKGITSIDTLPPNVSMDDVSLNTVTSSFHKNKVFGLLLTLSSSLSKEFDQDFINIPLLEVMFYLTKDVNQVLLFPQQSDSRARSSLVKSNISDFTNNVTSAGFELSKLLQKEHQMRKNVIKHTSARHSRFGGLLSIQTADKTRLTVSGSQALVDEKIAFQKLDDSKKWNKRIAQKHESVVTEGLPNSLLNSQTGKSIFFTESNGKYYKEFINNFIDSGFNILLHSVTNYFTTEQDRMVTLEQVEYLLFFAWFIKYQLFRSKMDNSPGLSQVSEALREVSFILMSSLLRNAYDLKNWVVTHAGMIAFNELLNLVFHTKSVQEEDSVDVEFIVSRLFSDERIQLLSNLPKIGSKHSLQFMKSCIELTHSVLKVLEQYSNNKALVVEGKSKRQKRLNISEDDITKIIEEENVDRDEALDILTSSLRTVEVSFQKVQSNYMTEPVIETYINFLQRFRELEDDSIKKVFSFFHRVFVQAKEQALLFRFDLIILLRDMLSPDGLNRMSRSRKYVSQFSDYFLSRLKKRLKKSPAWFVGLLFPPLHNSEVGFYQRYGERNVINTETIYASPISQFKPIPDEEALPPSILLDMKYGILVSTLLDDGKVELLDQLLKHITHTLDIFKSWLSVNVNANRETMNTPNEYLVLTGTLDNDPIFRDRDYRALLSLIGYSIPHKIDEPCFLAGTIEISDLTVAYELVKKYMSTPFETPNGLPSSSYLQRPRLVKENTPYEQDEWKGNDDYDYNDPYIVADDQFVSESDAAYFKDLDNNSLDQVKETKLSKGIARSKKRDKKKGKKRATRTKLPTYGNEDDQRPHSVRERHSVFSKEFISDSEDDEDLMNPIFFENETYMRWLLDKYNGQLTEDRYIQFAKFASERMTNRGVVKGDYTSLFDGVIPSIDSIRAAESGSFAPDKSLISLASHVASEMLALDVHNNSELSDEDVNSESEDNEGSPLLSDSLIKVRNDEQNTKEFKKRALERNIVDGSDEDEEAIRISAKKPKIYMNQDESDDE; translated from the coding sequence ATGTCTACTGTGTTGCAAAAAGGTGCTACGAATGCGACCGATTCCTCTTTGACGATACTTAGAGCAAGAATTGCTTTACTGGCAACAGCCATTGGTGGGCCAGATTATACTTCTCAGGTTGACCCGCCCCCTTATAAGCTAGGTGATGACTGTTTAGCGTGCTTGAAGGACTTGAAAAGATGGTTTAAATTGGTAGATGACAAGCAGAGAAGATGGGATGTGGCAATGGCAGTGGCTGAGTACCGCATCTTGACGGATGATTTGTTACCCATTCTGATAGACTGGGAAAATAAATGTTCCCTGGCGGCTAAGCTTGCTAAGAATAACCCAAATCACGAAGAATTTAGAAACAAGGCTTATTACGATAAAATTGCCCTGAATTGTCTGCAGTTATTAGTCCTTATGACCTGGCCCTTAATCATCACGGATCAGTCGTCGTCAAACCAAATATCTGTCTATAGTGAATTAAAGAAGCATCAATTGATCTACAAGAAGGCAATTCTAACTACGGAAAGTGGGAAAGTGCTAAGAGCTGCTATTCGATTGGCTCTGGACGTTATCAAGATCGAGCGATTATCAAGAACCCCTAGAGATAATATGGTTCTCAAATTGgtcttgaattttttcaggAATGTCATTGCCATAGAGCCTGGCGAATTCACTATTAACACCAAGAGAAGTATGCCTAGAAAAGGTATCACATCCATCGACACTTTGCCACCAAATGTTTCTATGGATGACGTCTCCTTAAACACGGtaacttcttcatttcATAAAAACAAGGTATTTGGCTTACTCTTAACTCTTTCTAGTTCGCTATCGAAAGAATTCGATCAGGACTTTATCAACATCCCACTTTTGGAAGTTATGTTCTATCTTACTAAAGACGTTAATCAAGTATTGTTGTTTCCCCAACAGTCTGACTCTAGAGCACGCTCAAGCCTCGTGAAAAGTAATATAAGTGACTTTACCAATAATGTCACAAGTGCAGGGTTTGAGCTATCTAAATTACTACAAAAGGAACAtcaaatgagaaaaaatgtcATCAAACATACATCGGCAAGACACTCACGATTTGGCGGTCTCTTATCTATACAAACTGCTGACAAAACTAGACTAACTGTTTCTGGAAGCCAAGCTCTTGtggatgaaaaaattgcatTTCAGAAACTGGATGACagtaaaaaatggaataaaAGAATAGCTCAAAAGCATGAATCTGTGGTAACTGAAGGCTTGCCAAACAGTTTGTTAAATTCACAAACTGGCAaatctatttttttcaccgAATCTAATGGTAAGTATTATAAAGAATTCAtcaacaattttattgATTCAGGCTTTAACATCCTATTACATAGTGTGACGAACTATTTCACAACGGAACAGGATAGAATGGTTACTTTGGAGCAAGTGGaatatttgcttttttttgcatgGTTTATCAAGTATCAGTTATTTAGATCCAAGATGGACAATTCTCCAGGCCTAAGTCAGGTCTCCGAAGCCTTAAGGGAGGTATCTTTCATTCTCATGTCTTCTCTTTTAAGAAATGCATATGACCTGAAAAACTGGGTAGTGACACATGCAGGTATGATTGCATTTAACGAACTCTTGAACCTCGTTTTTCACACAAAATCTGTTCAGGAGGAAGATTCCGTTGATGTAGAATTCATTGTGAGTAGACTTTTCAGTGACGAAAGAATACAATTATTATCAAACCTGCCGAAAATTGGTTCAAAGCATTCGCTTCAGTTCATGAAAAGTTGCATTGAGTTAACACACTCAGTATTGAAAGTATTAGAACAATATTCCAATAATAAAGCTTTAGTGGTTGAAGGAAAATCAAAACGGCAAAAGAGGCTCAATATTTCTGAGGATGATATTACTAAAAtaatagaagaagaaaacgtGGACAGAGACGAAGCGCTTGATATTCTAACCTCTAGTTTAAGAACTGTAGAAGTTAGCTTTCAGAAAGTACAGAGCAATTATATGACGGAACCTGTAATAGAAACCTATATTAATTTCCTTCAAAGATTCCGTGAACTTGAAGACGACTCCATTAAAAAagtcttttctttttttcacagaGTATTCGTACAAGCGAAAGAACAAGCATTGTTATTTAGGTTTgatttgataatattattgagAGATATGCTTTCTCCCGACGGATTGAATAGAATGTCTCGCTCAAGAAAATATGTAAGCCAATTTTCAGATTACTTTCTTTCcagattgaagaaaaggttGAAGAAGTCACCTGCTTGGTTTGTTGGATTACTTTTTCCACCTTTACACAACAGTGAAGTTGGATTTTACCAAAGGTACGGTGAACGCAATGTCATCAATACCGAGACAATCTATGCTTCCCCCATATCACAATTCAAACCCATTCCTGATGAAGAGGCCTTGCCACCCTCCATTTTATTGGATATGAAGTATGGGATTTTAGTCTCCACATTACTTGATGATGGAAAGGTTGAGCTTTTGGATCAATTACTCAAACACATAACTCACACATTggatattttcaaatcgtGGTTAAGTGTAAATGTAAATGCTAATAGAGAAACAATGAACACACCAAACGAGTATCTTGTATTGACAGGTACGCTTGATAATGACCCTATTTTTAGAGACAGAGATTATAGGGCGTTGTTATCATTAATAGGGTATTCCATCCCTCATAAGATCGATGAACCATGCTTTCTGGCAGGGACTATTGAGATCTCCGATTTAACTGTCGCGTATGAACTagtaaagaaatatatgtCAACACCATTTGAAACGCCAAACGGGCTGCCCTCCTCTTCTTATCTTCAAAGACCTCGTTtggtaaaagaaaatacccCTTATGAGCAGGATGAATGGAAAGGAAATGATGATTACGACTATAATGATCCCTACATTGTTGCGGATGATCAATTTGTCTCAGAAAGCGATGCAGCCTACTTCAAGGACTTGGATAATAATTCTTTAGATCAAGTTAAAGAAACCAAACTCAGCAAAGGAATTGCGAGGTCAAAGAAGAGagataagaaaaaagggaaGAAAAGGGCAACTAGGACTAAATTGCCAACATATGGTAATGAAGACGACCAAAGACCGCATTCCGTTAGAGAACGCCATAGTGTATTCAGTAAAGAATTTATTAGTGATTCGGAGGATGATGAGGATTTGATGAAccctattttttttgaaaatgaaacgTACATGAGATGGTTACTAGATAAATATAATGGCCAACTGACCGAAGATAGATATATTCAATTTGCTAAATTTGCTTCAGAAAGAATGACTAATCGAGGTGTTGTGAAAGGAGATTATACAAGTTTGTTTGATGGTGTAATACCAAGCATTGATAGTATAAGAGCCGCAGAAAGCGGTTCTTTTGCGCCAGACAAAAGCCTTATTTCCTTGGCAAGTCATGTAGCATCCGAAATGTTGGCTCTTGATGTACATAATAATTCCGAACTTTCAGATGAAGATGTTAACTCAGAATctgaagataatgaaggCTCGCCTTTGTTATCAGATTCACTGATCAAGGTCCGAAATGACGAGCAAAACACAaaagaatttaaaaaaCGTGCTCTAGAGAGAAACATAGTCGATGGGAGCGACGAAGATGAGGAAGCCATTCGGATTTCCGCCAAAAAACctaaaatatatatgaatCAAGATGAGAGTGATGATGAATGA
- the SEC2 gene encoding guanine nucleotide exchange factor SEC2 (similar to Saccharomyces cerevisiae SEC2 (YNL272C); ancestral locus Anc_1.81), with translation MDASEEAKRISLQVTSLSTQLIESVDKQSHLEEQLNKSLKTISSQKEAIVNYNRLKTDYEALKRTVLEKDDEVNKLREDVVKENELRTKAEDENDKLNKEVEDLTASLFDEANNMVSDARKEKYAIEILNKRLTEQLREKDTLLDTLSLQLKNLKKVMHSLDNESVVTNSSNRYSTILNDSATSSSTSLNKVPTLNSSASQDMYSGIVYSPSISSIRYDVSLYNEFLKFVAALPNCDNIKATSSESKLIRRLVNDEIQPILKIDNASGIGWLVKKTLLSLIIDGLVVMEPLSGVNATYQIGYNSSSPVKQATPNMPRMFKFPLDSPPVAVHAACSFCGESRDDIIEHARMYILKTLHKADDGTEQVTNTYPLCHWCLLKLRQTCEIFAFLRSLKVGAWHLEKLEAQSITKGDLGKFSEVTKRTKTDGRVSSQDKKAKRLSFMAGLGINSSSKSKQKMEVFSSEANAKPGQPTTNIQRAWLQLCKLRCILHWSHIGIWAVDDSISSKIGPFVGDEDSDENRDDSISVRLQDKALWKKSTGKCSSSSSPGEGPKSDTFDFESEEIESGTTGESSTGESSTGESSTGESSTGESSTGESSTDDSATDESSLDGSSTNGSLTEESSAEESSPAASITIHGDSTPPENLHEDEGDDTITKDDKSSIKSIKNNEENSNSDDEKRKNIPKRKAARHRLQKEKLLQDLDHLEEQFMEESAINQKEPEAFDDIVKQIESSEKASTADKNFAIDNLQSTKEQNLTISNKHKEQIRENSPSSGLHASSSNDDNFDDAQEQQ, from the coding sequence ATGGATGCTTCTGAGGAAGCTAAAAGAATATCACTACAGGTTACATCCTTGTCTACACAATTGATCGAGAGCGTAGATAAACAGTCACATTTAGAAGAACAGCTTAATAAATCTTTAAAGACAATATCCAGTCAAAAAGAAGCGATTGTAAACTACAACCGGTTGAAAACAGATTATGaagctttgaaaagaacagtATTAGAAAAAGATGACGAAGTAAATAAACTTCGTGAGGATGtagtcaaagaaaatgagcTTCGAACTAAAgctgaagatgaaaatgacaaattgaataaagaagttgaagatTTGACTGCTTCACTTTTTGATGAAGCTAACAATATGGTTTCTGACGCCAGAAAGGAGAAATATGCTATCGAAATTCTAAACAAAAGGCTCACAGAACAACTACGTGAAAAGGATACATTATTAGATACCTTGAGTCTACAGCtcaaaaacttgaagaaagtgatGCATAGTTTGGATAATGAAAGTGTGGTCACTAATAGCTCGAACAGATACTCCACAATCTTAAACGACTCAGCAACTTCTTCTAGCacttctttgaataaagtGCCAACTTTAAATTCATCTGCTTCCCAAGATATGTATAGTGGGATCGTATACTCGCCAAGTATTTCATCTATTCGTTATGATGTAAGCCTTTACAATGAATTTCTAAAATTTGTCGCTGCATTGCCTAATTGTGACAACATAAAAGCAACTTCATCAGAGTCAAAATTGATTCGTAGATTAGTCAATGATGAAATCCAACCTATACTAAAGATTGATAATGCATCAGGCATCGGGTGGTTGGTTAAGAAAACGttactttctttgattataGATGGTTTGGTGGTTATGGAACCTCTAAGCGGCGTTAATGCAACCTACCAAATTGGGTATAATTCAAGTAGCCCTGTAAAGCAGGCTACCCCAAATATGCCAAGAATGTTCAAGTTTCCCTTAGATTCGCCTCCAGTCGCCGTGCATGCAGCATGTTCCTTCTGTGGAGAATCCAGAGATGACATTATTGAACATGCAAGGATGTAtatattgaaaactttGCACAAGGCAGACGATGGCACAGAACAGGTAACAAATACCTATCCATTATGTCATTGGTGTTTGCTAAAGTTAAGGCAAACTTGTGAAATATTTGCCTTTTTAAGATCACTGAAGGTAGGTGCATGGCATTTAGAAAAACTGGAAGCGCAAAGTATTACTAAGGGGGATTTGGGAAAATTCTCTGAAGTCACGAAGCGTACCAAGACGGACGGTAGAGTCTCCTCTCAAGATAAAAAAGCGAAACGGTTGAGTTTTATGGCAGGCCTTGGTATTAACTCTTCATCGAAAAGTAAGCAAAAAATGGAAGTCTTTTCCTCCGAAGCAAATGCAAAGCCAGGACAGCCTACTACTAATATTCAAAGAGCATGGCTACAGCTATGTAAGTTGCGTTGTATACTTCATTGGAGTCATATAGGTATATGGGCGGTGGATGATTCTATTTCCTCAAAAATTGGACCGTTTGTTGGTGATGAAGATAGTGATGAGAATCGAGATGATTCTATATCAGTCCGTTTGCAAGACAAAGCactttggaagaagagTACGGGAAAATGCTCGTCTTCATCTAGCCCAGGCGAAGGCCCAAAGAGCGATACTTTTGACtttgaaagtgaagaaattgaaagtgGAACTACAGGTGAATCTTCGACGGGTGAATCCTCGACGGGTGAATCTTCGACGGGTGAATCCTCGACGGGTGAATCTTCGACGGGTGAATCTTCGACGGACGACTCTGCGACAGATGAATCTTCTTTAGACGGGTCTTCCACTAATGGTTCCTTAACAGAGGAGTCTTCAGCGGAGGAATCTTCCCCAGCGGCTTCCATTACTATTCACGGAGATTCTACTCCACCAGAAAATCTGCatgaagatgaaggtgATGATACAATAacaaaagatgataaaagtAGTATCAAGTCGATTAAGaacaatgaagaaaatagcaATAGTGATgacgaaaaaagaaagaatatacCAAAGAGGAAAGCCGCTCGACACAGgttgcaaaaagaaaagttacTCCAAGATTTAGATCATTTAGAAGAGCAGTTTATGGAAGAAAGCGCAATTAATCAAAAGGAACCTGAAGcttttgatgatattgtAAAACAAATTGAATCCTCGGAGAAGGCATCTACTGCAGACAAGAATTTTGCGATAGATAACCTCCAAAGCACAAAAGAGCAAAACTTGACGATAAGTAATAAACACAAAGAACAAATAAGGGAAAATAGCCCAAGCAGCGGGTTGCATGCGTCTTCAAgcaatgatgataacttTGATGATGCCCAAGAACAGCAGTAA